In Niveispirillum cyanobacteriorum, the following proteins share a genomic window:
- a CDS encoding adenylate/guanylate cyclase domain-containing protein, with protein MNAFLSDRVRSIADWLLLEGNQLFDIDLLFAQLVDRIALAGIPIGRVSLNLELLHPEVVGEGRVWLCGQATGTHRLNRVDTDMSEYLNSPVHRVDETGEPYRLRLAVEDTDMPLLARLKREGFQDYFIAPIQVQDKHRSAAMSFAAKRTEFSDQDITDLTHIVAAVSPILEARVVRNIARDLLATYLGAGAGDRVYAGQISRGDADNIFAAILFADLRGFTRFTADNLSTTVLERLNHWFDLAVDAVEAHGGEVLKFMGDGMLAIFPADMMNPREACGHALAAAATLHNAVTAWNEACPNGQSRIDYGLSLHLGHVAFGNIGGKRRLDFTVVGPAVNLASRLLEVAKVLDSHFVVSTAFAGCSGRMMRSVGVHEVRGLDQPEEIFVPC; from the coding sequence CTGTTCGCACAGTTGGTCGACCGGATTGCCCTGGCCGGCATTCCCATCGGTCGCGTCTCGCTGAATTTGGAGCTTCTCCATCCCGAAGTGGTGGGGGAGGGGCGTGTCTGGCTCTGTGGTCAGGCCACCGGCACGCACCGGCTGAACCGTGTCGACACGGACATGAGCGAGTATCTGAACTCTCCTGTGCACCGCGTGGATGAAACGGGGGAGCCGTATCGTCTGCGTCTGGCGGTCGAAGATACCGACATGCCGCTGCTGGCCCGGCTGAAGCGGGAAGGGTTCCAGGATTATTTCATTGCCCCAATCCAGGTGCAGGACAAGCACCGGTCGGCGGCCATGTCGTTCGCCGCCAAGCGCACGGAGTTCAGCGATCAGGACATCACCGACCTGACCCATATCGTGGCTGCCGTCTCGCCGATCCTGGAGGCCCGCGTGGTGCGCAACATCGCGCGCGACCTGTTGGCCACATATCTGGGTGCGGGGGCCGGTGACCGGGTCTATGCGGGGCAAATCTCGCGCGGCGATGCCGACAATATCTTTGCCGCCATCCTGTTCGCCGATCTGCGCGGCTTTACCCGCTTCACCGCCGACAATTTGTCCACCACTGTTCTGGAACGGTTGAACCATTGGTTCGATCTGGCCGTGGACGCGGTGGAGGCGCATGGTGGTGAGGTGCTGAAATTCATGGGCGATGGCATGCTGGCCATCTTCCCCGCCGATATGATGAACCCGCGGGAAGCGTGTGGCCATGCCCTGGCCGCCGCCGCCACCCTGCACAATGCCGTCACGGCTTGGAATGAGGCCTGCCCCAATGGGCAGAGCCGCATCGATTACGGCCTGTCGCTGCATCTGGGCCATGTCGCCTTTGGCAATATCGGCGGCAAGCGCCGGCTGGATTTCACCGTGGTCGGCCCCGCCGTCAATCTGGCCAGCCGGTTGCTGGAGGTGGCGAAGGTTCTGGACAGCCATTTCGTGGTCTCTACCGCCTTCGCCGGGTGCTCTGGTCGCATGATGCGGTCGGTCGGCGTGCATGAGGTGCGGGGATTGGATCAGCCGGAAGAGATTTTCGTGCCCTGTTGA
- the gltX gene encoding glutamate--tRNA ligase yields the protein MNVAVRFAPSPTGHLHIGNVRTAIMNWLFAARHGGSFMFRLDDTDEERSTQAFADAIAEDLTWLGLTWDRFARESDRYVRYAEAADALKAAGRLYPCYETPEELGLKRKAMLAQHRPPIYDRSALRLSDADRARLEGEGRRPHWRFKLNHADITWDDLVQGHKHFRGADLSDPVLIREDGRPLYTLTSVVDDLDFAITHIVRGEDHVTNTAVQVQLFEAVIGVEGEGAVPTFAHLPLVAGSEGEGLSKRLGSLSVRSLRTEEGVEPLALTAYLARLGTSDAIAAAGSLAELAEGFDFAKFGRGTPKFDADELMRLNAQVLHAASFAAVADRLVALGMDGVDEAFWLAVRPNLSRLSDAKEWWAVTKQAVTPLVDDAGFLSKAAELLPDGVWDDTTWGVWTKAVSAATGAKGKGLFLPLRRALTAHDHGPELKTLLPLIGRERALARLSGCTA from the coding sequence ATGAACGTCGCCGTCCGCTTCGCGCCCAGCCCGACCGGCCATCTGCATATTGGCAATGTCCGTACCGCCATCATGAACTGGCTGTTCGCGGCCCGGCATGGCGGCAGCTTCATGTTCCGTCTGGACGATACGGACGAGGAACGCTCCACGCAGGCTTTCGCTGACGCGATTGCGGAGGACCTGACCTGGCTGGGCCTGACCTGGGACCGCTTTGCCCGCGAGTCTGACCGCTATGTCCGCTATGCCGAGGCGGCGGACGCGTTGAAGGCCGCAGGCCGCCTTTACCCCTGCTATGAGACGCCGGAGGAGTTGGGCCTGAAGCGGAAGGCCATGCTGGCCCAGCATCGCCCGCCCATCTATGACCGCTCCGCCCTGCGCCTGTCCGATGCCGACCGTGCGCGGCTGGAGGGTGAAGGGCGGCGGCCGCATTGGCGGTTCAAGCTGAACCATGCCGACATCACCTGGGACGATCTGGTGCAGGGGCATAAGCATTTCCGGGGTGCCGACCTGTCTGACCCCGTTCTGATCCGCGAGGATGGGCGCCCGCTCTACACCCTGACCTCGGTTGTGGATGATCTGGATTTCGCCATCACCCATATCGTGCGCGGTGAGGACCATGTCACCAACACGGCGGTGCAGGTGCAGTTGTTCGAGGCCGTGATCGGCGTTGAAGGCGAGGGTGCTGTCCCGACCTTCGCCCACCTGCCCTTGGTGGCCGGGTCAGAGGGAGAGGGGCTGTCCAAGCGCCTGGGTTCCCTGTCCGTGCGGTCGTTGCGCACCGAGGAAGGGGTGGAGCCGCTGGCCCTGACCGCGTACCTCGCACGGCTGGGCACGTCCGACGCCATCGCTGCCGCCGGCAGCTTGGCTGAACTCGCCGAAGGGTTCGATTTTGCCAAGTTCGGGCGCGGCACGCCGAAGTTTGATGCCGATGAGCTGATGCGGCTCAACGCCCAGGTGCTGCACGCCGCCTCCTTCGCCGCTGTCGCCGACCGTCTGGTGGCGCTGGGCATGGATGGGGTGGATGAGGCATTCTGGCTGGCCGTGCGGCCCAACCTGTCGCGCCTGTCGGACGCGAAAGAATGGTGGGCCGTGACCAAGCAGGCGGTCACACCGCTGGTCGATGATGCTGGCTTCCTGTCCAAGGCGGCCGAGTTGCTGCCCGATGGTGTTTGGGACGATACGACCTGGGGTGTCTGGACCAAGGCCGTGTCAGCGGCCACGGGAGCCAAGGGCAAGGGCCTGTTCCTGCCGCTGCGCCGCGCGCTGACCGCCCATGATCATGGGCCGGAGCTGAAGACGCTGCTGCCGCTGATCGGGCGGGAGCGGGCGCTGGCGCGGCTGTCGGGCTGTACGGCCTGA
- the cysS gene encoding cysteine--tRNA ligase: MTLSLYNTLLRTKEAFAPIDPAHVKLYVCGPTVYDYAHIGNARTFSAFDLLARLLKHLYPQVTYARNITDVDDKIIERSNQSGEPIDSVTARTTAQFHADMDDLGLLRPDIEPRATRHIGDMIAMIEALIAKGFAYAAEGHALFNVPAMSDYGQLSRRSQDELIAGARVEVAPYKKSPADFVLWKPAKDGEPGWDSPWGKGRPGWHIECSAMTAAHFGEVFDIHGGGLDLIFPHHENEIAQSRCAHGTAVMANVWLHSGFLTIAGDKMSKSLGNFYTVRELLDEFPGEALRLAILSAHYRQPLDFTKEKVAQARQTLDRWYGVLRAAGDVPAGNIPAEFMSALMDDLNTPLAISVLHELANAYHKAGDDAGRMASASALKAATNLLGFLTQAPEAWFKWQPAGASGLDDAAIEQAIADRLAARKAKNFAEADRIRNDLAAQGVILEDGPKGTTWKRG; this comes from the coding sequence ATGACCCTGTCGCTCTACAACACGCTGCTGCGGACCAAGGAAGCGTTCGCGCCCATCGACCCGGCTCATGTGAAGCTCTATGTCTGCGGTCCGACTGTTTATGATTATGCCCATATCGGCAATGCCCGGACCTTCAGCGCTTTTGACCTATTGGCCCGGCTGCTGAAGCATCTGTATCCACAGGTCACCTACGCCCGGAACATAACGGACGTGGATGACAAGATCATTGAGCGGTCGAACCAGTCGGGTGAACCGATTGATAGTGTGACGGCGCGGACCACGGCGCAGTTCCATGCCGATATGGATGATCTGGGCCTGCTGCGCCCCGATATCGAACCGCGCGCCACGCGGCATATCGGCGATATGATCGCGATGATCGAGGCGTTGATCGCCAAGGGCTTTGCCTATGCCGCCGAAGGTCATGCCCTGTTCAACGTGCCTGCCATGTCGGATTACGGCCAGCTGTCGCGCCGCAGCCAGGATGAATTGATCGCCGGCGCGCGGGTGGAGGTTGCGCCTTACAAGAAGTCGCCCGCCGATTTCGTGCTGTGGAAGCCGGCCAAGGATGGCGAACCCGGTTGGGACAGCCCCTGGGGCAAGGGGCGCCCCGGCTGGCATATCGAATGCTCTGCCATGACGGCGGCGCATTTCGGCGAAGTGTTCGATATCCATGGCGGCGGGCTGGACCTGATTTTCCCGCACCATGAGAATGAGATCGCGCAAAGCCGTTGCGCCCATGGCACCGCCGTGATGGCCAATGTCTGGCTGCATTCCGGCTTCCTGACCATTGCCGGTGACAAGATGTCCAAGTCCTTGGGCAACTTCTACACGGTGCGCGAGCTGCTGGATGAATTTCCGGGAGAGGCGCTGCGTCTGGCGATCCTGTCGGCCCATTACCGCCAGCCGCTGGATTTCACCAAGGAGAAGGTGGCCCAGGCGCGCCAGACTCTGGACCGCTGGTATGGCGTGCTGCGCGCGGCGGGAGACGTGCCGGCGGGTAACATCCCGGCGGAATTCATGTCCGCCCTTATGGACGATCTGAACACGCCGCTGGCCATTTCCGTCCTGCATGAACTGGCCAATGCCTATCACAAGGCGGGTGACGATGCGGGGCGTATGGCCTCTGCATCCGCACTGAAGGCTGCCACCAACCTGCTGGGCTTCCTGACGCAAGCCCCCGAAGCCTGGTTCAAGTGGCAGCCGGCCGGCGCGTCCGGCCTGGATGACGCCGCCATCGAACAGGCCATCGCCGACCGTCTGGCCGCCCGCAAGGCCAAGAACTTTGCCGAGGCCGACCGCATCCGCAACGATCTGGCCGCCCAGGGCGTTATCCTGGAGGACGGGCCGAAGGGGACGACCTGGAAGCGGGGGTAA
- a CDS encoding AAA family ATPase, translated as MTRFQGTQDYVATDDLRVAVNAAITLQRPLLVKGEPGTGKTVLAQEVAKALGRPLLSWHVKSTTKAQQGLYEYDAVSRLRDSQLGDPRVKDIKNYIRKGPLWNAFEAEEPPVLLIDEIDKADIEFPNDLLQELDRMEFFVYETGETIKAAKRPVVIITSNNEKELPDAFLRRCFFHYIRFPDADTMARIVEVHFPDLKAELLRDALTLFYEVRDVPGLKKKPSTSELLDWIRLLLVEDVSAETLRQRDPKKLIPPLHGALLKNEQDVHLFERLAFLARRNNG; from the coding sequence ATGACCCGTTTCCAAGGCACCCAGGATTACGTCGCCACCGATGACCTTCGCGTCGCCGTGAATGCCGCCATCACGTTGCAGCGTCCGCTGCTGGTGAAGGGCGAACCCGGTACCGGCAAGACGGTGCTGGCGCAGGAAGTGGCAAAGGCGCTGGGCCGGCCATTGCTGTCCTGGCATGTCAAATCGACGACCAAGGCGCAGCAGGGCCTTTACGAATATGACGCGGTGAGCCGGTTGCGCGACAGCCAACTGGGCGATCCGCGCGTCAAGGACATCAAGAATTATATCCGCAAAGGCCCGCTCTGGAACGCGTTTGAGGCGGAGGAGCCGCCGGTCCTGCTGATTGACGAGATCGACAAGGCCGATATCGAGTTCCCGAACGACCTGTTGCAGGAACTCGACCGTATGGAGTTCTTCGTCTACGAGACGGGGGAGACCATCAAGGCGGCCAAGCGGCCCGTGGTCATCATCACGTCCAACAATGAGAAGGAGCTACCCGATGCCTTTCTGCGCCGCTGCTTCTTCCACTATATCCGCTTCCCCGATGCCGACACGATGGCCCGCATTGTGGAGGTGCATTTTCCTGACCTGAAGGCCGAGTTGCTGCGCGATGCGCTGACCCTGTTCTATGAAGTGCGCGACGTGCCGGGTCTGAAGAAGAAGCCCAGCACGTCGGAACTGCTGGACTGGATCCGCCTGTTGCTGGTGGAGGATGTGTCGGCGGAAACGCTGCGTCAGCGCGACCCAAAGAAACTGATCCCGCCGCTGCATGGCGCGCTGTTGAAGAACGAACAGGATGTCCACCTGTTCGAACGTCTGGCCTTCCTGGCGCGACGGAACAACGGCTGA
- the fliP gene encoding flagellar type III secretion system pore protein FliP (The bacterial flagellar biogenesis protein FliP forms a type III secretion system (T3SS)-type pore required for flagellar assembly.), whose amino-acid sequence MAPMLLLCRRLTLPLLGLMLLSAGPAAAQSLSLDLGDQGASGTGRIIQFVMLLTVLSLAPSILIMMTCFVRITIVLSFLRSALGTMQVPPNQVLVSLAMFLTFFIMAPTLQASYERGLRPLINEEIDEITAFKRAVEPFHAFMTRHVRERDVQLFMDMSKTAPVAKPEDVPIHVLIPAFMLSELKRSFEIGFLVFVPFLVIDMVVSSVLMAMGMMMLPPAMISLPFKLIFFVLIDGWYLIVGSLVQSFGEI is encoded by the coding sequence ATGGCGCCTATGCTGTTGCTTTGCCGCCGCCTGACGCTGCCGCTGCTGGGCCTAATGCTGCTGTCGGCAGGGCCGGCGGCGGCGCAAAGCCTGTCGCTGGACTTAGGCGATCAGGGCGCCAGCGGCACCGGCCGTATCATCCAGTTCGTGATGCTCCTGACGGTGCTGTCCCTGGCGCCCAGCATCCTGATCATGATGACCTGCTTTGTCCGCATCACCATCGTGCTCAGCTTCCTGCGGTCGGCCCTTGGCACCATGCAGGTGCCACCCAATCAGGTGCTGGTCAGTCTGGCCATGTTCCTGACCTTCTTCATCATGGCGCCCACCCTCCAGGCCTCCTACGAACGCGGCCTGCGTCCGCTGATCAATGAAGAGATTGACGAGATCACGGCCTTCAAGCGGGCGGTGGAGCCTTTTCACGCCTTCATGACGCGGCATGTGCGCGAACGTGACGTGCAACTGTTCATGGACATGTCGAAGACGGCACCTGTGGCCAAGCCCGAAGATGTGCCGATCCATGTCCTGATCCCCGCCTTCATGCTGTCGGAACTGAAGCGCAGCTTTGAGATCGGGTTTTTGGTCTTCGTGCCGTTCCTGGTGATCGATATGGTGGTGTCATCGGTGCTGATGGCGATGGGCATGATGATGCTGCCACCAGCGATGATCTCACTGCCGTTCAAACTCATCTTCTTTGTGCTAATTGATGGCTGGTACTTGATCGTCGGATCGCTGGTGCAGAGTTTCGGGGAGATATAG
- a CDS encoding flagellar biosynthetic protein FliO produces the protein MDAANYLRLILALGAVLALIAVFAVLLRRYGPAAGLAVRRKGDKRLSVVEVMALDARRRLVLVRRDGVEHLLLLGIGEDRVVETGIMPPGDFKAALDRQEQAGSAP, from the coding sequence ATGGACGCGGCCAATTACCTGCGGCTGATCCTGGCGCTGGGTGCCGTTCTGGCACTGATCGCGGTTTTCGCGGTTCTGCTGCGCCGTTATGGGCCCGCCGCCGGGCTGGCCGTACGCCGGAAAGGTGATAAAAGGCTGAGCGTGGTGGAGGTGATGGCCCTGGATGCGCGCCGCCGGCTGGTGTTGGTGCGGCGCGATGGGGTGGAACATCTGCTGCTGCTGGGCATTGGGGAGGACCGGGTGGTGGAGACGGGGATCATGCCGCCAGGGGATTTCAAGGCGGCGCTGGACCGCCAGGAACAGGCGGGGTCCGCACCATGA
- a CDS encoding EscU/YscU/HrcU family type III secretion system export apparatus switch protein: MPLLPPPESPPPTPARRQVAVALRHERGDPSLPRIVASGHGAVAEQILELAFAHGVKVRTDADLAEILAAVDVESEIPIEAIAAVAEILAHVYRANGTLNERAGELDLKPLDRPTTP; the protein is encoded by the coding sequence ATGCCGTTGCTTCCACCGCCTGAAAGCCCCCCGCCCACCCCCGCCCGCCGACAGGTGGCCGTGGCCCTGCGGCACGAACGGGGCGATCCCAGTCTGCCGCGCATCGTGGCCAGTGGGCACGGCGCGGTGGCCGAACAGATCTTGGAACTGGCCTTTGCCCACGGGGTAAAGGTACGCACAGATGCCGACCTTGCGGAAATTCTTGCCGCGGTCGATGTGGAAAGCGAAATTCCTATTGAAGCCATCGCCGCTGTGGCGGAAATCCTTGCCCATGTGTACCGCGCCAATGGCACGTTGAACGAACGCGCGGGCGAACTTGACCTGAAGCCCCTGGATCGGCCGACAACGCCATGA